The following are from one region of the Cynocephalus volans isolate mCynVol1 chromosome 17, mCynVol1.pri, whole genome shotgun sequence genome:
- the ALDH1B1 gene encoding aldehyde dehydrogenase X, mitochondrial, which yields MLRFLVPRLLCLRGRTVPYSSAAALPRPILNPDIRYNQLFINNEWQDAVSKKTFPTVNPTTGEVIGHVAEGDQADVDRAVKAAREAFRLGSPWRRMDASERGQLLNRLADLVERDRVYLASLETLDNGKPFQESYALDLDEVIKVYRYFAGWADKWHGKTIPMDGEHFCFTRHEPVGVCGQIIPWNFPLVMQGWKLAPALATGNTVVMKVAEQTPFSALYLASLIKEAGFPPGVVNIITGYGPTAGAAIAHHMDIDKIAFTGSTEVGHLIQKAAGDSNLKRVTLELGGKSPSIVLADADLGHAVQQCHEALFFNMGQCCCAGSRTFVEESIYNEFLERTVEKAKQRKVGNPFELDTQQGPQVDKEQFERILGYIRLGQKEGAKLLCGGERFGERGFFIKPTVFGDVQDDMRIAKEEIFGPVQPLFKFKKIEEVIERANNTRYGLAAAVFTQDLDKAMYFTQALQAGTVWVNTYNIVTCHTPFGGFKESGNGRELGEDGLKAYTEVKTVTIKVPQKNS from the coding sequence ATGCTGCGCTTCCTGGTGCCCCGCCTGCTTTGCCTCCGTGGCAGGACTGTGCCATACTCGTCAGCAGCAGCCCTCCCAAGACCCATCCTGAACCCAGACATCCGCTATAACCAGCTGTTCATCAACAACGAGTGGCAAGATGCAGTCAGCAAGAAGACCTTCCCTACAGTCAACCCCACTACAGGGGAGGTCATCGGGCATGTGGCTGAAGGGGACCAGGCTGATGTGGATCGGGCTGTGAAAGCAGCCCGGGAGGCCTTCCGCCTGGGGTCCCCTTGGCGCCGGATGGATGCCTCTGAGCGGGGTCAGCTGTTGAACCGCCTGGCTGACCTAGTGGAGCGGGACCGTGTCTACTTGGCCTCACTGGAGACCTTGGACAATGGGAAGCCTTTCCAGGAATCTTACGCCTTGGACCTGGATGAGGTCATTAAGGTATACCGGTATTTCGCCGGCTGGGCTGACAAGTGGCATGGCAAGACCATCCCAATGGATGGCGAGCATTTCTGCTTCACCCGGCACGAGCCCGTTGGTGTCTGTGGCCAGATAATCCCATGGAACTTCCCCTTGGTCATGCAGGGCTGGAAGCTTGCCCCGGCGCTTGCCACAGGCAACACTGTGGTTATGAAGGTCGCAGAGCAGACCCCCTTTTCTGCCCTGTACTTGGCCTCCCTCATCAAGGAGGCAGGCTTCCCCCCTGGGGTGGTGAACATCATCACAGGCTACGGCCCAACAGCAGGAGCGGCCATCGCCCACCACATGGATATTGACAAAATTGCCTTCACCGGCTCCACCGAGGTGGGCCACCTGATCCAGAAGGCAGCCGGTGATTCCAACCTCAAGAGAGTCACCCTGGAGCTGGGTGGCAAGAGCCCCAGCATCGTGTTGGCCGATGCCGACCTGGGCCATGCCGTGCAGCAGTGCCATGAAGCCCTCTTCTTCAACATGGGCCAGTGCTGCTGTGCTGGTTCCCGCACCTTCGTAGAAGAGTCCATCTACAACGAGTTCCTCGAGAGAACCGTGGAGAAGGCTAAGCAGAGGAAAGTTGGGAACCCCTTTGAGCTGGATACCCAGCAGGGGCCCCAGGTGGACAAGGAGCAGTTTGAACGAATCCTGGGCTACATCCGGCTTGGCCAGAAGGAAGGGGCAAAACTCCTCTGCGGCGGGGAGCGTTTTGGGGAGCGCGGCTTCTTCATCAAGCCTACAGTCTTTGGTGATGTGCAGGATGACATGAGGATTGCCAAGGAGGAGATCTTCGGGCCTGTGCAGCCCCTGTTCAAGTTCAAGAAGATTGAGGAGGTGATTGAGAGAGCCAATAACACCAGGTATGGCTTGGCTGCTGCGGTGTTCACCCAGGACCTGGACAAGGCCATGTACTTCACCCAAGCACTCCAAGCCGGGACCGTGTGGGTAAACACCTACAACATTGTCACTTGCCACACGCCATTTGGAGGCTTTAAGGAGTCTGGCAATGGGAGAGAGCTGGGAGAGGATGGTCTTAAGGCCTACACGGAGGTGAAGACAGTCACCATCAAGGTTCCTCAAAAGAACTCGTAA